A stretch of the Desulfuromonas sp. TF genome encodes the following:
- a CDS encoding DNA polymerase III subunit chi yields MTRIEFIRLKKPEKAKHLCDLAEEFFQAGKRVLVTVLDENQGVTLDRFMWTWRKGSFLPHALDNGAVDCLDEPVVIGSCDRNPNGARILIMGKPCDPDFVRQFELAIDFAELYDGELADASRRRFVRYREMGLDPRMRE; encoded by the coding sequence ATGACCCGAATCGAATTCATCAGATTGAAGAAGCCTGAGAAAGCCAAGCATCTGTGCGATCTGGCGGAGGAATTCTTTCAGGCGGGCAAACGGGTTCTTGTCACCGTCCTCGATGAGAACCAGGGGGTGACCCTCGATCGCTTCATGTGGACCTGGCGCAAGGGTTCCTTCCTTCCCCACGCCCTCGACAACGGCGCCGTTGATTGCCTCGATGAGCCGGTGGTCATCGGCAGCTGCGACCGCAATCCCAACGGAGCGCGGATTCTGATCATGGGAAAGCCCTGCGATCCCGACTTTGTTCGCCAGTTCGAGCTGGCCATCGATTTTGCCGAACTTTACGACGGCGAGCTGGCGGATGCCTCTCGCAGGCGTTTCGTCCGATACCGGGAGATGGGTCTTGATCCCCGGATGCGCGAATAA
- a CDS encoding 16S rRNA (uracil(1498)-N(3))-methyltransferase, whose translation MIPGCANKGGGGSVVRLDAVPELESQVSLSPMAAAALECWQARQGEIFTVVDPELSFYRARLGAFDAVGGVLLPFHRFNRPVESPVAIEVYQALPQKERFELVLQKLTEIGVTRIVPYTSSHSTTPEERDAGQKKSHRWPEVILRAARQCRRAMLPELSPVLDWDGAIYEASHADLKLMLFEGEAQLTLREALKGVNANRIALLVGPEGGFTDDEVADARKLDFLPVSLGPRILRTESAAIIGAALLQYELGDLG comes from the coding sequence TTGATCCCCGGATGCGCGAATAAAGGGGGGGGCGGCAGCGTAGTCCGGCTGGATGCGGTCCCGGAGCTGGAGTCCCAGGTCTCCCTTTCGCCGATGGCCGCGGCGGCTCTGGAATGCTGGCAGGCACGTCAGGGGGAGATCTTCACGGTGGTCGACCCGGAGTTGAGTTTCTATCGGGCACGCTTGGGCGCGTTTGATGCCGTGGGAGGGGTGCTTCTCCCTTTCCACCGGTTCAACCGGCCCGTCGAGAGCCCCGTCGCCATCGAGGTCTACCAGGCCCTGCCGCAAAAAGAGCGTTTCGAACTGGTGCTGCAGAAACTGACCGAAATCGGGGTTACCCGTATCGTCCCATACACCTCCAGTCATTCCACGACCCCGGAGGAGAGGGATGCCGGGCAGAAAAAGTCCCACCGCTGGCCCGAGGTCATTCTCCGCGCCGCCAGACAGTGCCGCCGCGCCATGCTTCCGGAATTGTCGCCGGTTCTCGATTGGGACGGCGCCATCTACGAAGCGAGTCATGCCGACCTGAAACTGATGCTGTTCGAAGGCGAAGCTCAACTGACCCTCCGCGAAGCCCTGAAGGGAGTCAATGCCAACCGGATCGCCCTGCTGGTCGGCCCCGAAGGCGGCTTCACCGACGACGAGGTGGCGGATGCCCGAAAACTCGACTTTCTGCCGGTTTCCCTTGGACCGCGCATCCTGCGAACCGAATCGGCGGCCATCATCGGCGCGGCCCTGCTGCAGTATGAACTGGGTGATCTGGGATAA
- a CDS encoding RNA methyltransferase — translation MNLSNICVILVEPQGPLNIGSVCRAMMNFGFSDLRLVNPQVDHLVEDARRMAVKASPVLEAAAVFNGLADALSDCQLALGTTRRFGKYREDFLHPDEAGRFLLPWTEKGRVALVFGREDKGLLTAELDLCQRFITIPTTDALPSMNLSQAVSLCLYETAKSLGEAKGMTHGRKRQATGKALEGMYRHMKQTLLDIDYLDSQNPEHILRSFRRIFGRAGLNDRDVRILQGLWSRIDWVEAERRKKSDA, via the coding sequence ATGAATCTTTCCAATATTTGCGTCATTCTCGTCGAGCCCCAGGGGCCGTTGAATATCGGTTCTGTCTGCCGGGCCATGATGAATTTCGGTTTCAGCGACCTTCGCCTGGTCAATCCCCAGGTCGATCATCTGGTGGAAGATGCACGGCGCATGGCGGTCAAGGCTTCCCCCGTACTGGAAGCCGCCGCCGTCTTCAACGGGCTCGCCGATGCCTTGTCGGATTGCCAACTGGCCCTCGGCACCACTCGCCGGTTCGGGAAATACCGGGAGGATTTTCTTCATCCGGACGAGGCCGGCCGGTTTCTCCTGCCTTGGACGGAAAAAGGGCGGGTAGCCCTGGTTTTCGGCAGAGAGGACAAGGGACTCCTTACGGCCGAGCTCGACCTGTGCCAGCGATTCATCACCATTCCCACCACCGATGCACTGCCCTCCATGAACCTCTCTCAGGCCGTTTCCCTCTGCCTCTACGAAACGGCCAAGTCCCTTGGCGAGGCGAAAGGGATGACCCATGGGCGCAAGCGTCAGGCCACGGGGAAAGCCCTGGAAGGGATGTATCGCCATATGAAACAGACTCTGCTTGATATCGATTATCTCGACTCCCAGAACCCCGAGCATATTCTTCGTTCCTTTCGACGCATTTTCGGCCGGGCTGGGCTGAACGACCGCGATGTTCGCATCCTCCAGGGACTGTGGAGCCGCATTGATTGGGTAGAGGCTGAGCGGCGGAAGAAAAGTGACGCGTGA
- the rlmD gene encoding 23S rRNA (uracil(1939)-C(5))-methyltransferase RlmD: MILDLNIDSLAFGGSGVGRHDGKVVFVPFTAPGDLIRCRIVREKKRFAEGEILELIEPSSARREPPCPVFGVCGGCQWQHLPYETQSRWKGEIFADTLRRQGGGEEELLRPLVRSSEEWNYRSRVQFKCLQTDNGFVMGFYRRGSHFVVDIENCPITASPLNEALHLFRRWLPQSPCPERIPQVDMAVDDENKVRIVVHALGSDHDALRAFLSPLAESAGFAIFIQTGRKSTIIPVVGGEDLHIHPLPGGSLRLAYGPGGFAQVNLEQNRRLVEGVIAAADLTGEERVLDLFCGMGNFSLPLAQKAKEVIGVEDFEPAIEKARDNARENGLSNMSFHARTAEGAAGKLAGGMGLDLVLLDPPRTGAYEVVRDLLSVRPAKIIYVSCDPPTLARDLKPLLHGGYRLIFSTPFDLFPQTHHTESLSLLIRQD, translated from the coding sequence ATGATATTGGATCTGAACATCGATTCCCTGGCGTTTGGCGGCAGCGGGGTCGGGCGCCATGACGGCAAGGTGGTCTTCGTCCCTTTTACCGCTCCGGGCGATCTGATTCGCTGCCGGATCGTGCGGGAAAAAAAACGGTTCGCCGAGGGGGAAATCCTTGAGCTGATCGAGCCCTCTTCTGCAAGGCGAGAACCTCCGTGCCCTGTATTCGGCGTGTGCGGAGGCTGTCAATGGCAGCATCTGCCCTATGAGACGCAGAGCCGGTGGAAGGGGGAGATCTTTGCCGACACCCTGCGGCGCCAGGGGGGAGGGGAAGAGGAGCTTCTGCGTCCCCTGGTGCGATCTTCCGAGGAATGGAACTACCGCAGCCGGGTTCAGTTCAAATGCCTGCAGACGGATAATGGTTTCGTAATGGGTTTTTATCGGCGTGGGAGCCATTTCGTCGTTGACATTGAGAATTGTCCGATTACCGCATCGCCGCTCAATGAGGCTCTTCACCTTTTCCGCCGATGGCTGCCGCAATCGCCCTGTCCGGAACGGATTCCACAGGTCGATATGGCCGTCGATGACGAGAATAAAGTCCGGATCGTCGTTCATGCCCTCGGTTCCGATCACGACGCACTCCGCGCCTTTCTCTCTCCACTGGCCGAAAGCGCCGGCTTTGCAATTTTCATTCAGACCGGGCGGAAGAGCACCATCATCCCCGTCGTCGGCGGTGAAGACCTGCATATCCATCCGCTTCCCGGAGGGTCTCTGCGCCTGGCATACGGTCCAGGCGGTTTCGCCCAGGTCAATCTGGAGCAGAACCGACGTCTTGTGGAGGGGGTGATTGCCGCGGCCGATCTGACCGGAGAGGAGAGGGTCCTCGATCTCTTCTGCGGCATGGGAAATTTTTCCCTGCCGCTTGCCCAGAAGGCGAAAGAGGTAATCGGCGTGGAGGATTTCGAACCCGCCATAGAAAAGGCCAGGGACAATGCCCGGGAAAACGGCCTGAGCAATATGAGCTTTCATGCCCGCACCGCCGAAGGCGCCGCAGGGAAACTCGCCGGGGGCATGGGGCTGGATCTCGTCCTTCTCGACCCTCCCAGGACCGGAGCCTACGAGGTGGTCAGGGATCTGCTTTCCGTCCGTCCGGCTAAAATCATCTATGTTTCCTGCGATCCGCCCACTCTCGCCAGGGATCTCAAGCCTCTGCTTCACGGAGGTTACCGCCTGATCTTCTCGACCCCTTTTGACCTGTTCCCCCAAACCCATCACACCGAAAGCCTGTCGCTTCTGATCAGGCAGGATTGA
- the rimP gene encoding ribosome maturation factor RimP — translation MSQDTTLERIRGLVSPILQSMSFELVELEYKPEGRNWVVRLFIDKPGGITLDDCVDVSREVGALLEVEDVIETSYRLEVSSPGLDRPLKKAQDYERFCGERVKIKTHEKLDPDNRGYERKTFVGKLLGYEDGRVRILQVDKKGGEIVLSLEDIANANLEPEF, via the coding sequence GTGTCGCAGGATACGACTCTGGAAAGAATTCGCGGCCTGGTTTCTCCGATTTTGCAGAGCATGTCTTTCGAACTTGTGGAGCTCGAATACAAGCCGGAAGGCAGAAACTGGGTCGTGCGCCTGTTTATCGACAAGCCGGGCGGCATCACCCTCGACGATTGTGTCGATGTCAGCCGGGAGGTCGGCGCTCTCCTTGAGGTAGAGGATGTGATCGAAACTTCGTATCGGCTTGAGGTTTCCTCGCCGGGGCTGGACCGGCCGTTGAAGAAAGCGCAGGATTATGAGCGCTTTTGCGGAGAGCGGGTCAAAATCAAAACCCATGAAAAGCTTGATCCCGACAACCGGGGCTACGAGCGAAAAACATTTGTTGGCAAATTGCTGGGGTACGAGGACGGCAGGGTGAGAATTCTCCAGGTCGACAAGAAGGGGGGAGAGATCGTTCTTTCTCTGGAGGATATAGCCAATGCTAATCTGGAGCCCGAGTTTTAA
- the nusA gene encoding transcription termination factor NusA, whose product MVVNLNHILDQVVKDKGIDRGVLVEALESAVLSAANKKYRNTRDLEAHYNDEMGEVELFEFVTVVEEVHDSYKEIDLEEAREIDPDVEVGDSLGMKMDASNFSRIAAQTAKQVIIQKVREAEREGVYNEFKDRLGELVNGIVRRYERGDLIVDLGRAEALLPHREQVPRENYRQGDRVRAYISDVRLSPKGPQIILSRTHPGVVAALFYSEVPEIAEGIVEIKCVAREPGSRAKIAVVSHDPDVDPVGACVGMRGSRVQNVVSELRGEKIDIINWTPDIGRFACSALSPAEVTRVYVDNEEQALEIIVPDDQLSLAIGKKGQNVRLAAKLTGWKIDIKSETRAAESELEELRQAEGDEATSEIDESPSYSRDELYALAKEYNLAGRSTMTKEELVQRLGELGVLEKTEPVAETAEPAEEEEQG is encoded by the coding sequence ATGGTAGTGAATCTTAATCATATTCTTGATCAGGTAGTGAAGGACAAAGGCATTGATCGTGGCGTTCTGGTCGAGGCGCTTGAGTCCGCGGTATTGTCGGCTGCCAATAAGAAATACCGCAACACACGGGATCTGGAAGCCCATTACAATGATGAGATGGGCGAAGTCGAGCTTTTTGAGTTCGTCACCGTCGTTGAGGAGGTTCACGACTCATACAAGGAGATCGATCTGGAGGAAGCTCGCGAAATCGATCCCGATGTCGAGGTCGGCGACTCTCTCGGGATGAAGATGGATGCCAGCAACTTCAGCCGCATCGCCGCCCAGACCGCCAAACAGGTGATCATACAGAAAGTTCGCGAGGCCGAGCGCGAGGGGGTCTACAATGAATTCAAGGACCGTCTCGGTGAACTGGTCAACGGCATTGTCCGCCGCTATGAGCGAGGCGACCTGATCGTCGACCTGGGAAGGGCCGAGGCTCTGCTCCCGCATCGTGAGCAGGTGCCCCGCGAAAATTATCGCCAGGGAGACCGGGTCAGGGCCTATATATCCGACGTTCGTCTGTCGCCGAAAGGTCCGCAGATCATTCTCTCGCGTACTCATCCCGGAGTGGTCGCCGCCTTGTTCTATTCCGAAGTGCCCGAGATAGCCGAAGGCATTGTGGAAATCAAGTGTGTCGCCAGGGAACCGGGGAGCCGGGCAAAGATTGCGGTGGTTTCCCATGATCCCGATGTCGATCCGGTTGGCGCCTGCGTGGGAATGCGCGGATCCCGCGTCCAGAATGTGGTGTCCGAACTGCGTGGTGAAAAAATCGATATCATCAACTGGACTCCGGATATCGGAAGGTTTGCCTGTTCCGCTCTTTCCCCTGCCGAAGTCACCCGGGTTTATGTCGACAACGAGGAACAGGCCCTGGAGATTATCGTTCCGGACGACCAGCTTTCGCTGGCCATCGGTAAAAAAGGGCAAAACGTCAGGCTTGCAGCCAAGCTGACCGGCTGGAAGATCGACATCAAGAGCGAGACACGGGCGGCGGAATCCGAACTCGAGGAACTGCGCCAAGCCGAGGGGGATGAGGCGACTTCCGAAATCGATGAATCTCCATCCTATAGTCGGGATGAGCTCTATGCCCTGGCCAAGGAATACAATCTTGCCGGACGCAGCACCATGACCAAGGAAGAGCTTGTCCAGCGTCTGGGCGAGTTGGGAGTCCTTGAGAAAACTGAACCGGTGGCGGAAACCGCCGAACCGGCCGAGGAAGAAGAACAGGGTTAA
- a CDS encoding DUF448 domain-containing protein, translating to MSSSGNKAQRTCLGCRVVCDQDQVVRYVLSPQGEVLVDYRRKLPGRGAYTCLERSCIETAVRRNQFDRAFKGRAGSRPDEGELTAALADQILERIVALLGMARKSAKAVSGSNLVLSALGGHGRIAFVLLAEDVSAGIADKVIGKADRMEIPCFRLLTKDFMGQVMGKGERSVIALASGPLAKAIMVELVRYKQIVGES from the coding sequence TTGTCTTCATCCGGAAATAAGGCGCAGCGCACCTGTCTGGGCTGCCGGGTCGTTTGCGATCAGGACCAGGTTGTCCGCTACGTTCTTTCACCTCAGGGGGAGGTTCTTGTCGATTATCGGCGCAAACTACCGGGTCGGGGGGCGTATACGTGCCTTGAACGGTCCTGCATCGAGACAGCGGTCCGGCGGAATCAGTTCGATCGGGCATTCAAGGGACGGGCAGGAAGCCGTCCCGACGAAGGGGAGCTCACTGCCGCTCTTGCCGACCAGATCCTGGAGCGGATTGTCGCTCTTCTGGGAATGGCGCGCAAATCGGCCAAAGCCGTCTCCGGAAGCAATCTGGTTCTGAGTGCGCTCGGAGGTCACGGCCGGATCGCTTTTGTTCTCCTGGCCGAAGACGTTTCCGCCGGAATTGCCGATAAGGTCATCGGCAAGGCGGACAGGATGGAAATTCCATGCTTCCGCCTGCTGACCAAGGATTTCATGGGGCAGGTGATGGGCAAGGGAGAACGCAGTGTGATCGCACTTGCTTCAGGCCCGCTTGCTAAAGCTATAATGGTAGAGCTGGTGAGATATAAGCAAATCGTAGGGGAGAGTTGA
- the infB gene encoding translation initiation factor IF-2, with product MGKIRVYELAQKLGVENKDLLDRLEDAGIDAKSHMSFLEEDDIRKLEDDSTPSVEKVEEKLVKPGLIRRRRKEVPQPAVPEEAPLAAAELAPTAVEKPVETPVEEAEKEAATVSVKEPASTREMETAPSDAEAAAEKAEQKPVAAAEGAARPVDKIKAEALPIPKAPAAKKEETPKAAPPKAAEKVTPSRAKILGRVELPQAAAPTPRGAAPGGERPRGERPRTDRPGAPPARERTGAPPARERTGAPPARERTGAPPGRERTGAPPREGRPAPGSRPSRTAAAPTVPTTAPDELFPGKEARGGKKKKKGKGADYSEAAGRVEAEKRRSRREVFEPDRGDRYRKGRKSARLTKKTEVTVSKAIKRIIRISDVITVGELAKRMGVKANDLIKELMRQGQMVTINHPLDFESAAILASEFSYEVENVAFDEVTILDHAGLKEGEEEKPEDLKTRPPVVTIMGHVDHGKTSLLDAIRTTDVTAGEAGGITQHIGAYDVELDGRKISFLDTPGHEAFTAMRSRGAQVTDIVVLVVAADDGVMPQTKEAINHSKAAGVPIIVAINKMDKPDANPDRVKQELTEFQLVPEEWGGDTIFVEVSAKQKTNIDQILEMILLQAEVMDLKANPNKRAKGAIIEARLDKGRGPVATVLVQEGTLKVGDPIVTGVHYGRVRTMINDRGERLEEAGPSCPVEVTGLSGVPDAGDTFHAVEDEKTAKDVAQHRQQKLREAELAKTSKISLEQLYARIQEGDVKELKVILKGDVQGSVEAVKDSLSKLSTDACRLIVIHTGVGGIIESDVSLASASDAIVLGFNVRPEPKAAALAETEGVDIRLYNIIYDAVADIRNAMEGLLAPTLREKALGRVEVRETFSVSKVGTIAGCYVLDGKVLRGAQVRLVRDNVVVWQGKMSSLKRFKDDAREVAAGYECGIGLENYNDLKIGDIIEVFEMEEVKTIL from the coding sequence ATGGGAAAGATACGGGTATACGAATTGGCACAAAAACTGGGCGTGGAAAATAAGGATCTTCTGGATCGTCTTGAGGACGCGGGTATTGATGCCAAAAGCCATATGAGCTTTCTGGAAGAGGACGATATTCGTAAGCTTGAGGACGACTCGACCCCATCGGTGGAGAAGGTTGAAGAAAAGCTGGTCAAACCCGGCTTGATCCGCCGCCGGCGCAAGGAGGTGCCCCAGCCCGCTGTCCCCGAAGAGGCGCCTCTGGCCGCGGCTGAATTAGCCCCGACTGCCGTCGAAAAGCCGGTAGAGACGCCAGTAGAAGAAGCCGAAAAAGAGGCTGCGACGGTCTCTGTCAAGGAACCGGCGTCCACCCGCGAAATGGAGACCGCCCCTTCAGATGCTGAGGCGGCAGCTGAAAAGGCTGAACAGAAGCCTGTAGCTGCTGCCGAAGGAGCCGCGAGGCCGGTCGATAAGATCAAAGCCGAGGCTCTCCCGATCCCCAAAGCCCCGGCGGCTAAAAAGGAAGAAACTCCCAAGGCGGCTCCTCCGAAAGCAGCCGAGAAGGTGACTCCGTCACGGGCCAAGATCCTTGGCCGCGTCGAGCTCCCCCAGGCTGCCGCTCCGACACCCCGGGGAGCAGCGCCTGGCGGTGAACGTCCGCGCGGCGAGCGTCCGCGTACGGATCGACCCGGAGCACCTCCCGCCAGGGAACGTACCGGAGCACCTCCCGCCAGGGAACGTACCGGAGCACCTCCCGCCAGGGAACGTACCGGAGCGCCTCCCGGCAGGGAACGTACCGGAGCGCCTCCCAGGGAAGGACGACCCGCGCCCGGGTCCCGGCCGAGCCGTACAGCCGCCGCGCCCACTGTTCCGACCACTGCTCCCGACGAGTTGTTTCCCGGCAAGGAGGCGAGAGGCGGAAAGAAGAAGAAAAAAGGTAAAGGTGCGGACTATAGCGAGGCGGCGGGCCGTGTAGAAGCTGAGAAACGCCGTAGCCGTCGCGAGGTTTTTGAGCCGGATCGCGGCGATCGCTATCGCAAGGGTCGCAAGTCCGCAAGACTCACGAAAAAGACCGAGGTCACCGTTTCCAAAGCTATCAAGAGGATCATCCGCATCAGTGACGTGATCACGGTCGGTGAACTGGCCAAGAGGATGGGTGTTAAGGCTAACGACCTGATCAAGGAACTCATGCGCCAGGGCCAGATGGTGACCATCAACCATCCCCTCGACTTCGAGTCGGCGGCGATCCTCGCTTCGGAATTCAGCTACGAGGTCGAGAACGTCGCCTTCGATGAAGTGACCATTCTCGATCATGCCGGCCTGAAGGAAGGGGAGGAAGAGAAGCCTGAAGATCTTAAAACCAGACCTCCCGTGGTAACCATCATGGGACATGTCGATCACGGAAAGACCAGCCTGCTCGATGCCATTCGCACCACCGACGTCACCGCCGGGGAAGCCGGCGGCATCACACAGCACATCGGCGCCTATGACGTGGAACTGGACGGACGGAAAATCAGCTTCCTGGATACCCCGGGTCACGAAGCCTTCACCGCCATGCGTTCCCGAGGCGCTCAGGTTACCGACATCGTCGTCCTGGTCGTGGCGGCGGACGACGGCGTCATGCCCCAGACCAAGGAGGCGATCAATCACTCCAAGGCTGCCGGCGTTCCGATCATCGTCGCCATCAACAAAATGGACAAGCCCGACGCCAATCCCGACCGGGTCAAGCAGGAGTTGACTGAATTTCAGCTGGTCCCCGAAGAGTGGGGGGGCGACACCATTTTTGTGGAGGTTTCCGCCAAGCAGAAGACCAACATCGATCAGATTCTCGAGATGATCCTGCTGCAGGCCGAAGTCATGGATCTCAAGGCCAACCCCAACAAACGCGCCAAAGGGGCCATTATCGAAGCGAGACTGGACAAGGGGCGGGGGCCCGTGGCCACGGTCCTTGTGCAGGAGGGCACCCTCAAGGTCGGAGATCCGATCGTGACCGGCGTTCACTACGGCCGGGTTCGGACCATGATCAACGATCGCGGCGAGCGCCTCGAGGAGGCGGGTCCGTCCTGCCCCGTCGAGGTAACCGGACTTTCCGGCGTTCCAGATGCCGGGGATACCTTTCATGCCGTGGAGGATGAAAAGACCGCTAAAGACGTGGCCCAGCACCGGCAGCAGAAGCTGCGGGAGGCTGAGTTGGCAAAAACCAGCAAGATTTCCCTGGAACAACTCTATGCCCGCATCCAGGAAGGGGACGTCAAGGAGCTCAAAGTTATCCTCAAGGGCGACGTCCAGGGTTCGGTGGAAGCGGTCAAGGATTCGCTCTCCAAGCTTTCCACGGATGCCTGCCGTCTTATCGTGATTCACACGGGTGTCGGCGGCATCATCGAAAGTGACGTCTCCCTGGCTTCGGCTTCGGATGCCATAGTTCTCGGCTTCAACGTGCGGCCCGAACCAAAGGCCGCCGCCCTTGCCGAGACCGAAGGGGTGGATATCCGCCTCTACAACATCATCTATGACGCGGTTGCCGATATTCGGAATGCCATGGAAGGACTCCTTGCACCTACTCTGAGGGAAAAGGCTCTGGGACGGGTGGAGGTCCGCGAAACATTCAGCGTCTCCAAGGTGGGGACCATCGCCGGATGCTATGTGCTCGATGGGAAAGTGCTGCGCGGCGCCCAGGTACGGCTGGTTCGCGACAATGTGGTCGTCTGGCAGGGCAAGATGAGTTCGCTCAAGCGCTTCAAGGATGATGCCCGGGAAGTTGCCGCCGGTTACGAATGCGGCATCGGCCTCGAAAATTACAATGACCTCAAGATCGGGGATATCATCGAAGTCTTCGAAATGGAAGAGGTGAAGACGATTCTCTGA
- a CDS encoding DUF503 domain-containing protein yields the protein MVVGVLRVELILHAPQSLKEKRSIVQKIVGRCRSRFPISAAETGLHDLWQRSEIGFCMVAGDEAAIHTVFLRIQDEIARTGLAEVGDLHQEYLHF from the coding sequence ATGGTGGTGGGCGTTCTCAGGGTAGAACTGATCCTTCATGCTCCGCAGAGCCTCAAAGAAAAGCGCTCAATCGTGCAGAAGATCGTCGGCCGCTGCCGCTCCCGCTTCCCTATCTCCGCCGCGGAAACGGGACTGCACGACCTCTGGCAGCGCTCCGAGATCGGATTTTGCATGGTCGCCGGGGACGAGGCGGCCATACACACGGTGTTTTTACGCATTCAGGATGAGATCGCCCGTACCGGCCTTGCCGAGGTAGGCGATCTGCATCAGGAATATCTCCACTTCTAA
- a CDS encoding ribosome-binding factor A: MQSSRSHRVAESIHKEVSSLLLKGLKDPRIGFVTITGVEVTPDLHLARIYFSVMGDEEARKNTQKGLSSSTPYVRREIGRRLRLRHVPDILFEYDTSLEYGNRIESLIREIHSDDDQGDTEDN, translated from the coding sequence TTGCAATCTTCACGTTCCCATCGAGTCGCCGAATCGATCCACAAGGAGGTGTCTTCACTCCTGCTCAAGGGATTAAAAGATCCCAGGATCGGCTTTGTGACCATCACCGGCGTAGAGGTTACCCCGGACCTTCACCTTGCCCGCATTTATTTTTCGGTGATGGGGGATGAGGAGGCGCGCAAAAACACCCAGAAAGGACTGAGCAGCTCCACTCCTTATGTCCGCCGCGAAATCGGCCGGCGTCTGCGACTGCGGCATGTTCCGGACATCCTCTTTGAGTACGATACTTCCCTGGAGTACGGCAACCGCATCGAATCACTGATCCGCGAAATCCATTCCGACGATGATCAAGGCGATACTGAAGACAATTGA
- a CDS encoding bifunctional oligoribonuclease/PAP phosphatase NrnA, which yields MIKAILKTIEEGRRFLVAAHENPDGDALASTLALTNALRELGKDVTAFNRDGVLEPFAFLPGAETVVTDLEGCAPFDAGFVLDSGELRRAGSHLREHCRILINIDHHPYSEEFGEIRFVDESASATGALIYRILTEGGIEISPSVALCIYTSILSDTGSFRYSNADPEAFHIAAEMVDKGVSPWDVASGLYESQGAERLRLLALALATLTVSTCGRYASVTVTAEMYDQTGAGAEHTDGFVNYPRSIRGVEVAIFFRQVAHSSFKVGMRSKGKVDVGSLARELGGGGHHNAAGALLDGSLDEIRKAVFARIDVLLNEMPGSTTDSER from the coding sequence ATGATCAAGGCGATACTGAAGACAATTGAAGAAGGAAGGCGCTTTCTGGTCGCCGCCCATGAGAATCCCGATGGCGATGCCCTGGCTTCCACCTTGGCTCTGACCAACGCTTTGCGTGAACTCGGCAAGGATGTCACCGCATTCAATCGGGATGGAGTCCTCGAACCGTTCGCTTTTCTCCCCGGCGCCGAAACCGTGGTCACAGATCTTGAGGGATGTGCGCCTTTTGACGCCGGGTTCGTTCTTGATTCGGGTGAATTGCGGCGCGCGGGAAGCCATCTCCGTGAACACTGCCGGATCCTGATCAATATCGATCACCATCCCTATTCAGAGGAGTTTGGTGAAATTCGTTTCGTGGATGAGAGCGCCAGCGCAACCGGTGCCCTCATCTACCGGATTCTCACGGAAGGCGGTATCGAGATTTCGCCTTCCGTCGCTCTCTGCATTTATACCTCCATTCTCTCGGATACAGGGTCTTTCCGCTACTCCAACGCCGATCCGGAAGCTTTTCACATTGCCGCTGAAATGGTGGATAAGGGAGTCTCTCCCTGGGATGTGGCTTCGGGACTTTACGAGAGCCAGGGTGCCGAACGGCTGCGCCTGCTGGCCCTGGCCCTTGCCACCCTGACCGTTTCCACCTGCGGGCGCTATGCATCCGTTACCGTGACCGCGGAGATGTACGATCAAACCGGGGCCGGGGCTGAACACACGGACGGATTCGTCAATTATCCCCGATCGATCCGCGGGGTGGAAGTGGCCATTTTCTTCCGTCAGGTAGCCCATTCTTCCTTTAAGGTCGGGATGCGTTCAAAGGGGAAGGTGGATGTGGGATCTCTGGCGCGCGAACTTGGCGGCGGGGGGCATCACAATGCCGCCGGAGCCCTTCTCGACGGCTCTCTGGATGAGATTCGCAAGGCGGTCTTCGCTCGAATCGATGTTCTCCTTAATGAAATGCCCGGGTCCACTACCGATAGTGAGCGATGA